A genomic segment from Microbacterium sp. SORGH_AS_0428 encodes:
- a CDS encoding NrtR DNA-binding winged helix domain-containing protein, with protein MTRTNPSPDTADAESTETRVAVSTVIFSLRRDGDEDPRLVLPLVKRTRDPHEGLWALPGGWLDASENLEVAASRTLAETTGLSASYLEQLYAFGDIGRSPGRVVSIVYWALLRSDEVDAQSAAHAAAGDAPENVDWFTATDLPALAFDHNAIIDYALWRLRNKVGYSRIAHGLLPDAFTLADLREVNEAILDRKLDPANFRRQVENSNTLIPTESFRTGSHRPARLYRYNQDVELADRGPLGRPRSHESSTT; from the coding sequence ATGACACGAACTAACCCCTCTCCCGACACCGCCGACGCCGAGTCCACCGAGACGCGCGTGGCGGTCTCCACCGTGATCTTCAGCCTGCGGCGCGACGGAGACGAGGATCCGCGGCTCGTCCTCCCCCTCGTCAAGCGCACCCGCGATCCGCACGAGGGGCTGTGGGCCCTGCCGGGCGGTTGGCTGGACGCCTCGGAGAACCTCGAGGTGGCGGCCTCGCGCACGCTCGCCGAGACGACCGGTCTCAGTGCGAGCTACCTCGAGCAGCTCTACGCGTTCGGGGATATCGGCCGCTCCCCCGGTCGCGTCGTCTCGATCGTGTACTGGGCACTGCTGCGCTCCGACGAGGTCGATGCGCAGAGCGCGGCGCACGCGGCGGCGGGAGATGCCCCCGAGAACGTCGACTGGTTCACGGCGACCGATCTTCCGGCCCTCGCCTTCGACCACAACGCGATCATCGACTACGCCCTGTGGCGACTGCGCAACAAGGTCGGCTACAGCCGCATCGCGCACGGCCTGCTCCCGGACGCCTTCACCCTCGCGGATCTGCGCGAGGTCAACGAGGCGATCCTGGACCGCAAGCTCGACCCCGCCAACTTCCGCCGGCAGGTCGAGAACAGCAACACCCTGATCCCCACCGAGTCGTTCCGCACCGGGAGCCACCGGCCGGCACGGCTGTACCGCTACAACCAGGACGTCGAGCTGGCCGATCGTGGCCCGCTCGGCCGCCCGCGAAGTCACGAATCGAGCACGACATGA
- the gcvH gene encoding glycine cleavage system protein GcvH, with amino-acid sequence MTVDPTTLSYTAEHEWVLIEGGVATFGITDYAAEQLGDVVFVDLPAIDAPVVAGQVCGEIESTKSVGELYAPLSGRVIQVNGEVDSDPSLVNADPYGAWLVRIELDGESAPLLDRAGYEALIEGAA; translated from the coding sequence ATGACCGTCGATCCCACCACGCTGTCCTACACCGCAGAGCACGAGTGGGTGCTGATCGAAGGCGGCGTCGCCACCTTCGGCATCACCGATTACGCCGCCGAACAGCTCGGCGACGTCGTCTTCGTCGACCTTCCCGCGATCGACGCGCCCGTCGTCGCCGGGCAGGTCTGCGGCGAGATCGAGTCGACCAAGTCGGTGGGCGAGCTGTACGCGCCCCTCAGCGGACGTGTCATCCAGGTCAACGGCGAGGTCGACTCCGATCCCTCGCTCGTCAACGCCGACCCCTACGGCGCGTGGCTCGTGCGCATCGAGCTCGACGGCGAGAGCGCACCCCTGCTCGACCGCGCCGGGTACGAGGCGCTCATCGAGGGCGCCGCGTGA
- a CDS encoding glycine cleavage system aminomethyltransferase GcvT, with protein MTDPRSTPLRDRHEAAGAAFTDFGGWLMPVRYGSDLAEHRAVREAAGLFDISHMAEFLVTGAHAGAFLDYALAARHSGMRLGKAKYSLVLAADGGIVDDVIVYRLADDWFIVIANAGNHAAVTEALADARASFTPPAPAVAADGSFGFIPGAHVTVEDASDDSALLALQGPAAIAVLEALPDLELAEPARRQGDAPTPWSFDELGYYSVRAAVFAGQPVLILRTGYTGEDGVELLLGASAAGELWDALLAAGEPFGLVPAGLAARDTLRLEAGMPLYGHELSRDVRPAQAGLGHVVAADKDAFVGKGATEPASGARVLVALVSEGKRAGRAGYPVLDAEGAVIGEITSGALSPTLGHPIAFAYVDGDRSLVGTELFIDVRGTRIPATVTEPPFYRRKK; from the coding sequence ATGACCGATCCACGCTCCACCCCGCTCCGAGACCGCCACGAGGCGGCCGGAGCCGCCTTCACGGACTTCGGCGGATGGCTCATGCCCGTGCGGTACGGGTCCGATCTCGCGGAGCACCGCGCCGTGCGCGAGGCGGCGGGGCTGTTCGACATCTCGCACATGGCGGAGTTCCTCGTGACGGGCGCGCACGCGGGAGCCTTCCTCGACTACGCGCTCGCCGCACGGCACTCGGGAATGCGGCTCGGCAAGGCGAAGTACTCGCTCGTGCTCGCCGCAGACGGCGGCATCGTCGACGACGTCATCGTCTACCGCCTGGCCGACGACTGGTTCATCGTGATCGCGAACGCCGGCAACCACGCTGCGGTCACCGAGGCGCTCGCCGACGCCCGCGCCTCCTTCACACCGCCCGCGCCCGCCGTGGCCGCCGACGGGTCGTTCGGATTCATCCCCGGCGCGCACGTCACCGTCGAGGATGCGTCGGACGATTCCGCGCTGCTGGCCCTGCAGGGCCCGGCGGCGATCGCGGTGCTCGAGGCGCTGCCGGACCTGGAGCTCGCCGAACCCGCGCGGCGTCAGGGCGATGCGCCGACGCCATGGAGCTTCGACGAGCTCGGCTACTACAGCGTGCGCGCGGCGGTCTTCGCCGGGCAGCCGGTGCTGATCCTGCGCACCGGCTACACGGGCGAGGACGGCGTCGAGCTCCTCCTGGGCGCGAGCGCGGCGGGAGAGCTGTGGGACGCCCTCCTGGCAGCGGGGGAGCCTTTCGGTCTCGTTCCCGCGGGCCTGGCCGCGCGCGACACCCTGCGCCTCGAAGCGGGGATGCCGCTGTACGGGCACGAGCTGAGCCGCGACGTGCGGCCCGCGCAGGCGGGCCTCGGACATGTCGTGGCCGCCGACAAGGACGCCTTCGTCGGCAAGGGGGCGACCGAGCCCGCATCCGGCGCGCGTGTTCTGGTCGCCCTCGTCTCCGAGGGCAAGCGCGCGGGGCGCGCGGGCTATCCGGTCCTCGATGCCGAAGGCGCCGTGATCGGCGAGATCACGAGCGGTGCGCTCAGCCCCACCCTCGGGCACCCGATCGCGTTCGCCTACGTCGACGGCGATCGGAGCCTCGTCGGCACAGAACTGTTCATCGATGTACGCGGCACGCGAATCCCCGCGACCGTGACCGAACCGCCCTTCTACCGGAGGAAGAAATGA
- the nadB gene encoding L-aspartate oxidase: protein MRAVVVGSGIAGLTAALTAAENGAEVVLITKAAADAGSTAHAQGGIAAVTAASDSPDAHFDDTLTAGAGLNDPTAVRVLVEAGGETIRALLAAGVPFDRDGAGELRRGLEAAHSAPRVLHAGGDATGAAIEAALLARLADSDVIVREHTFLADLVLRAGRVSGVDVVGPSGRHERIDADAVVLATGGAGQLYAHTTNPSVSTGDGIAAAIRAAAAVADLEFVQFHPTAFDGQDPFLVSEAVRGEGAVLRDAAGRRFAFDAHPDGELAPRDVVARAIARQSAAQPGVPVVLDATGLGGAEALAARFPTIDRALRARGIDWSTTPVPVTPAAHYLMGGVLTDLDGRTSVAGLFAVGETARTGVHGANRLASNSLLEGAVFGARAAAALLADPARAAAFPVGEPATPAEPAGDAPEFSRARLQQLLWDHAGLERDEAGLAHAASVIAAWRRAAPTAQSVSAQEDANLLLVAEHLVAAARRRTVSVGAHFRRDGAPVAAAIAQEAEAC, encoded by the coding sequence ATGAGAGCGGTCGTCGTCGGCAGCGGCATCGCCGGGCTCACGGCGGCGCTCACGGCGGCCGAGAACGGTGCCGAGGTCGTCCTCATCACGAAGGCCGCGGCGGATGCGGGCAGTACCGCGCACGCGCAGGGCGGGATCGCCGCCGTCACCGCGGCGAGCGACTCCCCCGACGCCCACTTCGATGACACGCTGACCGCGGGCGCGGGTCTGAACGACCCGACCGCGGTGCGGGTGCTCGTCGAAGCCGGCGGAGAGACGATCCGCGCGTTGCTGGCGGCGGGCGTGCCGTTCGACCGAGACGGCGCCGGCGAGCTGCGACGGGGCCTTGAGGCCGCGCACTCGGCGCCCCGTGTGCTTCACGCGGGCGGCGATGCGACGGGTGCGGCGATCGAAGCCGCCCTCCTCGCCCGGCTCGCAGACAGCGACGTGATCGTGCGCGAGCACACGTTCCTGGCCGATCTCGTCCTCCGGGCGGGAAGGGTGTCGGGCGTCGATGTGGTCGGCCCGTCCGGTCGACACGAGCGGATCGATGCGGACGCCGTCGTGCTGGCCACGGGCGGCGCGGGCCAGCTCTACGCCCACACCACCAACCCCTCGGTGTCCACCGGCGACGGCATCGCTGCCGCGATCCGTGCGGCCGCCGCCGTGGCCGACCTCGAATTCGTGCAGTTCCACCCCACCGCCTTCGACGGCCAGGACCCGTTCCTGGTCTCGGAGGCCGTTCGGGGCGAGGGCGCCGTCCTGCGGGATGCGGCCGGCCGACGCTTCGCGTTCGACGCACATCCCGACGGCGAGCTCGCCCCCCGCGACGTGGTCGCTCGCGCGATCGCGCGGCAGTCCGCCGCCCAGCCCGGGGTCCCCGTCGTCCTGGATGCGACCGGACTCGGCGGGGCCGAAGCTCTCGCCGCCCGCTTCCCCACGATCGACCGTGCGCTGCGCGCACGCGGGATCGACTGGTCGACGACCCCCGTGCCCGTCACCCCGGCGGCCCACTACCTGATGGGCGGCGTGCTGACCGATCTCGACGGGCGCACGAGCGTTGCCGGACTCTTCGCCGTCGGCGAGACGGCGCGCACCGGTGTGCACGGGGCGAACCGCCTGGCGTCCAACTCGCTGCTGGAGGGCGCCGTGTTCGGCGCACGCGCCGCGGCGGCCCTGCTCGCCGATCCCGCGCGAGCGGCCGCGTTCCCCGTCGGCGAGCCGGCGACGCCTGCCGAACCCGCCGGCGACGCGCCCGAGTTCAGCCGGGCGCGCCTGCAGCAGCTGCTCTGGGATCACGCGGGACTGGAGCGCGACGAGGCGGGTCTGGCGCACGCTGCATCCGTCATCGCCGCGTGGCGGCGCGCGGCGCCCACCGCGCAGAGCGTGTCCGCACAGGAGGACGCCAACCTGTTGCTCGTCGCCGAGCACCTCGTCGCCGCCGCACGCCGGCGCACCGTCTCGGTCGGCGCACACTTCCGTCGCGACGGCGCACCGGTCGCCGCCGCCATCGCCCAGGAGGCCGAGGCATGCTGA
- a CDS encoding MarP family serine protease, translating into MPPIVIDILLVVVLVVVLIQGWRRGLLASVGTIAGLVLGAAAAWWLVPVVSRWVPDAAWRGWAALGVAVGLLVLGASLGGAFGRALRRGAARIRLRGIDRVLGAGAMTVVAALVLSLVGQSVAALGIPFVSSALASSAVLRTIDTVTPRPVDEALAQVRSSVLDDGLPQLGALFGELTAPTEVAPPVDLDDPALSTAAQSVARIAGTAYSCGRNLTGSGFVVAPDRVVTNAHVIAGVERPMVELPGRAAREGRVVYVDATADLALIAVDDLDAAALPIGADLGPGAAAVVQGYPYGGPFTMGTATVQTVGVVSVPDIYEQGRDQREVYALAATVRPGNSGGPLLNAAGEVVGIVFARADDGSEVGYASTANELAPLVQAAPTLTDAVGSGACVP; encoded by the coding sequence ATGCCGCCGATCGTGATCGACATCCTGCTCGTCGTGGTGCTGGTGGTCGTGCTGATCCAGGGATGGCGGCGGGGGCTCCTGGCGAGCGTCGGGACGATCGCCGGGCTCGTCCTCGGAGCGGCCGCCGCGTGGTGGCTCGTGCCCGTCGTGTCCCGTTGGGTCCCCGACGCGGCCTGGCGCGGCTGGGCGGCGCTGGGTGTGGCCGTGGGGCTGCTCGTGCTCGGGGCGTCGCTCGGTGGCGCGTTCGGCCGGGCGCTGCGCCGGGGAGCCGCCCGCATCCGCCTGCGTGGTATCGATCGGGTACTGGGAGCCGGGGCGATGACGGTCGTCGCAGCCCTCGTGCTCTCGCTCGTCGGACAGAGCGTCGCAGCCCTCGGCATCCCGTTCGTGTCCTCGGCGCTCGCGTCGTCGGCTGTGCTGCGAACGATCGACACGGTCACGCCGCGCCCCGTCGACGAGGCGTTGGCGCAGGTGCGCTCGAGCGTCCTCGACGACGGGCTTCCGCAGCTGGGTGCGCTGTTCGGAGAGCTGACCGCCCCCACCGAGGTGGCGCCGCCGGTCGACCTCGACGACCCGGCCCTCAGCACCGCGGCCCAGTCGGTGGCGCGCATCGCCGGAACGGCGTACTCGTGCGGCCGCAATCTCACCGGCAGCGGCTTCGTCGTCGCGCCCGACCGGGTGGTGACCAACGCCCACGTGATCGCCGGCGTCGAACGTCCGATGGTGGAGCTGCCGGGGCGCGCGGCGCGCGAGGGACGTGTCGTGTACGTCGATGCCACGGCGGACCTCGCCCTGATCGCGGTGGACGATCTGGACGCAGCCGCGTTGCCGATCGGCGCCGATCTCGGCCCCGGCGCCGCCGCCGTTGTGCAGGGCTACCCCTACGGCGGACCGTTCACGATGGGAACCGCCACGGTGCAGACCGTCGGAGTGGTCTCGGTGCCCGACATCTACGAACAGGGACGCGATCAGCGCGAGGTCTACGCCCTCGCGGCGACGGTGCGCCCGGGCAACTCCGGTGGTCCGCTGCTCAATGCCGCGGGCGAAGTCGTGGGCATCGTGTTCGCGCGTGCCGACGACGGTTCCGAGGTCGGCTACGCGTCGACCGCGAACGAGCTCGCCCCGCTCGTGCAGGCCGCGCCCACCCTGACGGATGCCGTCGGCTCCGGCGCCTGCGTGCCCTGA
- the nadC gene encoding carboxylating nicotinate-nucleotide diphosphorylase: MLTPATIDRVVAAALDEDAPWGDVTSETLIPADAVATASLVAREGGVFSGGAVFAAAFRLVEPRTRVELLFADGDGFEPGTALATVTGPARAVLTAERVGLNFVQRMSGIATLTAAYVAEVAHTGARIADTRKTTPGLRAFERHAVVSGGGHNHRFSLSDAVMAKDNHLAVLTASGIPVTQALQEALARLPHTTHVEVEVDRLDQIDDVLAAGVGTIMLDNFSIDDLRRGVEQIAGRAIVDASGGVTLETVRQIAETGVDVISVGALTHAARGLDLGLDIDLRLADPV; encoded by the coding sequence ATGCTGACACCCGCCACCATCGACCGCGTCGTCGCGGCCGCACTCGACGAGGACGCCCCCTGGGGCGACGTGACGAGCGAGACGCTCATCCCCGCGGATGCGGTCGCCACCGCATCCCTCGTCGCCCGCGAAGGCGGCGTGTTCTCGGGCGGGGCCGTGTTCGCCGCCGCCTTCCGCCTGGTGGAGCCTCGGACGCGCGTCGAGCTCCTCTTCGCCGACGGCGACGGGTTCGAGCCCGGCACGGCCCTGGCGACCGTCACCGGCCCGGCGCGCGCCGTGCTCACGGCCGAGCGGGTGGGGCTCAACTTCGTCCAGCGGATGTCGGGCATCGCGACTCTCACGGCGGCCTACGTCGCGGAGGTGGCGCACACCGGCGCGCGCATCGCCGACACCCGCAAGACCACGCCGGGGCTCCGCGCCTTCGAGCGCCACGCGGTGGTCAGCGGCGGTGGACACAATCACCGCTTCAGCCTGTCGGACGCGGTGATGGCCAAGGACAACCACCTCGCCGTGCTGACCGCGTCCGGCATCCCCGTCACGCAAGCCCTGCAGGAGGCTTTGGCACGCCTGCCGCACACGACCCACGTCGAGGTCGAGGTCGACCGCCTCGACCAGATCGACGACGTCCTCGCCGCGGGTGTGGGCACGATCATGCTCGACAACTTCTCGATCGACGACCTTCGCCGGGGCGTCGAGCAGATCGCCGGTCGCGCCATCGTGGATGCCTCCGGCGGCGTCACGCTCGAGACCGTGCGCCAGATCGCGGAGACGGGTGTCGACGTGATCTCCGTCGGCGCGCTGACGCACGCGGCCCGGGGTCTCGACCTCGGCCTCGACATCGACCTACGCCTGGCCGACCCGGTGTGA
- the gcvP gene encoding aminomethyl-transferring glycine dehydrogenase — translation MLDALGYASVDALVRTAVPASVHGAPRATSSIPDAATEAQALAELRALADANRPARAMIGLGYYDTFTPAVIARNVFENPSWYTAYTPYQPEISQGRLEALINFQTMVTDLTGLATAGASMLDEATAVVEGMLVARRASKSSSDVFLVDADALPQTKALLHHRAGAVGIEIREIDTRTWEPGAASDAVFGAFVQYPGASGRVWDPTELVADVQAQGGLVVVAADLLALTLLRSPGSFGADIVAGTTQRFGVPLGFGGPHAGYLAVRAGLERQLPGRLVGVSQDAAGHPAYRLALQTREQHIRREKATSNICTAQVLLAVMAAMYAVYHGPEGLRAIATDVARKAQALADTLRAGGLEVVHDALFDTLRVVVPGTAERVIERARRRGYQLFFADEATVGISVDETTTVADLTAVAGAFGLPDESVIDVEAAVPLAGVAPDLHRRDEFLTHPVFHSHRSETAMMRYLKTLADRDYALDRGMIPLGSCTMKLNAATEMAAVSWPEFSRVHPFAPEADVRGTLALIEQLETWLAEVTGYDAVSLQPNAGSQGELAGLLAIRGYHLANDEAQRTVCLIPSSAHGTNAASAVLAGMRVVVVACDEAGNVDLDDLHAKIAQHADELGALMITYPSTHGVYEHEVLAITQAVHDAGGQVYIDGANLNALLGFARFGDLGGDVSHLNLHKTFAIPHGGGGPGVGPVAAKAHLAPYLPSHPLAQRADHAGGFVFEGGPVSAAPYGSASILPISWAYVRMMGAAGLGEATGAAVLSANYIAHRLKAHFPVLYAGEAGLVAHECILDLRPLRERTGITVDDVAKRLIDYGFHAPTMSFPVAGTLMVEPTESEDLAEIERFIEAMIQIAAEAEQVGAGRWPAADNPLVGAPHTAQSVISGEWTHPYSREEAVYPVPSLVRSKYWPPVRRIDNAYGDRNLVCACPPPEAFA, via the coding sequence ATGCTCGATGCGCTGGGATACGCGAGCGTCGATGCGCTGGTGCGGACGGCGGTTCCCGCATCCGTCCACGGGGCCCCGCGCGCCACGAGCAGCATCCCGGACGCGGCCACCGAGGCCCAGGCTCTGGCCGAGCTCCGCGCGCTCGCCGATGCGAACCGCCCGGCACGCGCGATGATCGGCCTCGGTTACTACGATACGTTCACGCCCGCGGTCATCGCCCGCAACGTCTTCGAGAACCCGTCCTGGTACACCGCCTACACGCCCTACCAGCCCGAGATCTCGCAGGGCCGGCTCGAGGCGCTCATCAACTTCCAGACGATGGTGACCGACCTCACGGGCCTCGCCACGGCGGGCGCGTCCATGCTGGACGAGGCGACGGCCGTCGTCGAGGGGATGCTGGTGGCGCGCCGCGCCTCGAAGTCCTCGTCCGACGTCTTCCTGGTCGACGCCGACGCGCTTCCGCAGACCAAGGCGCTGCTGCACCACCGCGCCGGCGCCGTCGGCATCGAGATCCGCGAGATCGACACCCGCACCTGGGAGCCGGGCGCCGCATCCGACGCCGTCTTCGGCGCCTTCGTGCAGTATCCCGGAGCCAGCGGCCGCGTGTGGGATCCCACGGAGCTCGTCGCCGACGTTCAGGCGCAGGGCGGTCTCGTGGTGGTCGCGGCCGACCTGCTCGCGCTCACCCTCCTGCGCTCGCCGGGATCGTTCGGCGCCGACATCGTCGCGGGCACCACGCAGCGCTTCGGCGTTCCGCTCGGCTTCGGCGGACCCCACGCCGGCTACCTCGCCGTGCGCGCGGGGCTGGAGCGTCAGCTTCCCGGCCGCCTCGTCGGGGTCTCGCAGGATGCGGCGGGCCACCCCGCCTACCGGCTCGCGCTGCAGACGCGAGAGCAGCACATCCGCCGCGAGAAAGCCACATCCAACATCTGCACCGCGCAGGTGCTGCTGGCCGTCATGGCGGCGATGTACGCGGTCTACCACGGTCCCGAGGGCCTGCGCGCGATCGCGACCGACGTGGCCCGCAAGGCGCAGGCGCTCGCCGACACGCTGCGCGCCGGCGGCCTCGAGGTCGTGCACGACGCGCTCTTCGACACGCTGCGCGTCGTCGTCCCCGGCACCGCGGAACGCGTCATCGAGCGCGCCCGCCGCCGCGGCTACCAGCTTTTCTTCGCAGACGAGGCGACGGTGGGGATCTCGGTCGACGAGACGACCACGGTCGCCGACCTCACCGCCGTGGCGGGCGCGTTCGGGCTGCCCGACGAGAGCGTGATCGACGTCGAAGCGGCGGTGCCCCTGGCCGGGGTCGCACCCGATCTCCATCGCCGTGACGAGTTCCTCACGCATCCGGTCTTCCACTCGCACCGCTCGGAGACCGCGATGATGCGGTACCTGAAGACTCTCGCCGACCGCGACTACGCGCTCGATCGCGGGATGATCCCGCTCGGCTCGTGCACCATGAAGCTGAACGCCGCCACCGAGATGGCCGCGGTGTCGTGGCCCGAGTTCTCCCGCGTGCATCCCTTCGCGCCCGAGGCGGACGTGCGGGGGACTCTCGCCCTGATCGAGCAGCTGGAGACCTGGCTCGCCGAGGTCACCGGCTACGACGCGGTCTCGCTGCAGCCCAACGCCGGCTCGCAGGGGGAGCTGGCGGGGCTACTCGCGATCCGCGGCTACCACCTCGCGAACGACGAGGCGCAGCGCACCGTGTGCCTCATCCCGTCGTCGGCTCACGGCACGAACGCCGCATCCGCCGTGCTCGCGGGGATGCGGGTTGTCGTGGTCGCCTGCGATGAGGCGGGCAACGTCGACCTCGACGACCTGCACGCCAAGATCGCGCAGCACGCCGACGAGCTGGGCGCGCTCATGATCACGTATCCGTCCACGCACGGCGTGTACGAGCACGAGGTGCTCGCCATCACGCAGGCCGTGCACGACGCGGGCGGCCAGGTGTACATCGACGGCGCGAACCTCAACGCGCTCCTCGGCTTCGCGCGGTTCGGCGATCTCGGGGGCGACGTCTCGCACCTGAACCTGCACAAGACCTTCGCGATCCCGCACGGGGGTGGCGGACCGGGTGTCGGCCCCGTCGCCGCGAAGGCGCACCTCGCGCCGTACCTCCCCTCACACCCGCTCGCACAGCGCGCCGACCACGCGGGCGGCTTCGTCTTCGAGGGCGGTCCGGTGTCGGCTGCGCCCTACGGCTCGGCATCGATCCTGCCGATCTCCTGGGCCTACGTGCGGATGATGGGCGCAGCGGGTCTGGGCGAGGCGACCGGTGCCGCCGTGCTGTCGGCGAACTACATCGCCCATCGGCTGAAGGCGCACTTCCCCGTGCTGTACGCCGGCGAGGCGGGGCTGGTGGCGCACGAGTGCATCCTGGATCTGCGCCCCCTCCGCGAGCGCACGGGGATCACGGTCGACGACGTCGCCAAGCGGCTCATCGACTACGGATTCCACGCACCGACGATGTCGTTCCCCGTCGCGGGCACGCTCATGGTCGAGCCCACCGAGTCCGAGGACCTCGCCGAGATCGAGCGCTTCATCGAGGCGATGATCCAGATCGCCGCCGAGGCGGAGCAGGTCGGCGCCGGTCGCTGGCCGGCAGCCGACAATCCGCTCGTGGGCGCCCCGCACACGGCGCAGTCGGTCATCAGCGGCGAGTGGACGCATCCGTACTCGCGCGAGGAGGCGGTCTATCCCGTTCCGTCGCTCGTGCGCTCGAAGTACTGGCCCCCGGTGCGTCGTATCGACAACGCCTACGGTGACCGCAATCTCGTGTGCGCCTGCCCGCCCCCGGAGGCTTTCGCCTGA
- the nadA gene encoding quinolinate synthase NadA — translation MSTTLTIQPRPIDPSVDHEIQAIVSGAGSGSTCNTDLAAGPWDFDTRPGYGPGASMGDVIPTGSPRQGMLPAAYRDASDDELDARIRRAKETLGDRVVVLGHFYQREEVVRHADYVGDSFQLANAALEHPDAEAIVFCGVHFMAETADLLSRPEQAVILPNLAAGCSMADMADIDQVEECWEQLEELYGDMDAPDADGLVPVVPVTYMNSSAAIKGFVGRHGGIVCTSSNARTVLEWAFARGRRVLFFPDQHLGRNTAKAMGVPLEQMPMWNPTKPLGGSDEQTLTDARVILWHGFCSVHRRFTVDQIDKARAEHPGVRVIVHPECPMAVVDAADEAGSTDYIRKAIAAATEPTTFAIGTEINLVQRLAAQYPQHEIFCLDPVVCPCSTMYRIHPGYLAWVLEGLVAGETLNRITVPASVADPARVALERMLAAKPSGSAA, via the coding sequence ATGAGCACGACGCTGACCATCCAGCCGCGTCCCATCGATCCGTCCGTCGATCACGAGATCCAGGCGATCGTCTCGGGCGCCGGGTCGGGGTCCACCTGCAACACCGACCTCGCGGCGGGCCCGTGGGACTTCGACACGCGCCCCGGATACGGGCCCGGCGCCTCGATGGGCGATGTGATCCCCACCGGATCCCCGCGTCAGGGCATGCTGCCGGCGGCCTATCGCGATGCGAGCGACGACGAGCTCGATGCCCGCATCCGCCGCGCGAAGGAGACCCTGGGCGACCGCGTGGTCGTGCTCGGGCACTTCTACCAGCGCGAAGAGGTCGTGCGTCACGCCGACTACGTGGGCGATTCGTTCCAGCTCGCCAACGCCGCGCTCGAGCATCCGGATGCGGAGGCGATCGTCTTCTGCGGCGTGCACTTCATGGCCGAGACCGCCGACCTCCTCTCTCGGCCCGAGCAGGCCGTCATCCTCCCCAACCTGGCCGCCGGATGCTCCATGGCCGATATGGCCGACATCGACCAGGTCGAGGAGTGCTGGGAACAGCTGGAGGAGCTCTACGGCGACATGGACGCCCCCGACGCCGACGGCCTCGTGCCGGTGGTGCCGGTGACCTACATGAACTCCTCCGCGGCGATCAAGGGCTTCGTCGGACGCCACGGCGGCATCGTCTGCACCTCGTCCAACGCGCGCACGGTGCTCGAATGGGCCTTCGCCCGGGGCCGTCGGGTGCTGTTCTTCCCCGACCAGCACCTCGGACGCAACACCGCGAAGGCCATGGGCGTGCCGCTCGAGCAGATGCCGATGTGGAACCCGACGAAGCCGCTCGGCGGCAGCGACGAGCAGACCCTCACCGACGCCCGCGTCATCCTCTGGCACGGCTTCTGCTCGGTGCACCGCCGTTTCACGGTCGACCAGATCGACAAGGCGCGCGCCGAGCACCCCGGCGTCCGGGTGATCGTGCACCCGGAGTGCCCGATGGCCGTCGTGGACGCCGCCGACGAGGCGGGCTCCACCGATTACATCCGCAAGGCGATCGCCGCGGCCACCGAGCCCACGACCTTCGCGATCGGCACCGAGATCAACCTGGTGCAGCGCCTCGCCGCGCAATATCCGCAGCACGAGATCTTCTGCCTCGACCCGGTCGTCTGCCCGTGCTCGACCATGTACCGCATCCACCCCGGCTACCTCGCGTGGGTGCTCGAGGGTCTCGTCGCCGGCGAGACCCTGAACCGCATCACCGTGCCCGCCTCCGTCGCCGACCCGGCTCGTGTCGCCCTGGAGCGGATGCTGGCCGCCAAGCCCTCCGGCAGCGCGGCATGA